DNA from Thermoplasmatales archaeon:
CCAAATAGGAGTCCCATAGCCATCGATTCCATCTCAAGGCCATTGTCCGCTGGCACTTCCGATCCCTTATTCATGAGTCTTTTCGCAAGAGCGGCTGATATCGGTGCAACAGATGACGCGAGGGATGCTGCGAATTCGGAGGTCTTTTGTTCAATCTCATCCGCAGGGAAGACCTTTGAAACAAGGCCAATATTCTCAGCGTAGTTTCCATCAAACCTCTGCCCGCTGAGTATGAGATATGATGCTCTCGATAGTCCCAAAAGCTTTGCTAGTCTCTGGCTGCCCCCCCATCCAGGTACTAGGCCGAGTGTAACTTCCGGGAAACCTATCACCGCATCGGGAGTTGATACCCTTATGTCGCACCAGGTTGAAAGTTCAAAACCGCCACCAAGAACGTATCCTTTCATCTCCGCTATAGTGATCTTAGGGATCTCGGAAAGCATTCTGTAAGTTCTTTCGCCATTCCTGGACATTTCTGCAAAATCCATGGGGCCACTGACAAATTGTGTTAATTGTGCACCTGCAGAAAGGTTTTGTCCCTTGCCGCGGATCACTATGACATTGATCTCTTTGTCGTTCCACAAAGTTTCCAGATGCCCTTTTAATGCATTCATAACATCTACGCTTATCAGGTTATTTCTCGTGCTTGAAATTTCTAGATAAGCTACTCTAGCAGTGGTGTCTCTAATCAGTGAGACGAGCGATTCTTCGGATTTCGCTGTTTCAGGCTGTGCCTGTACCTTTTTCTCTGCGCTTACTGGTTTACTTGATATTATTTGTTTCAGCTTTCCATCTTCTATCGATTTTGCCGGAGAGAATATATCGGTTCCAAATTTTTTGCTTAGAGCCATAAGACGGTTCTTTACTTCGGAGTTTGTCAATCCCTCGGCGGCAGATATAGGGCCGAATGGCCTGTTCATACCCAATTTTATACCAGTCTCTATGTCATTCGGGCTCGTGATTCCCTCCTCGAGCACCTTTACTGCCTCATTAATCTCTATGCAAATTATGTCCATCATATCTATTGCTGAAGTTGGATTTGCCTGCGGTACCTTTGCGTGCCCATTTTCCCATATATAGAATCCTTTTCCTGATTTTGCGCCAAGTGTTCCGTCCTTCATGAATTTATCATAATAGCTGCACTTATTGTAATCTGGGCTCAACGTATCCCCATAATACTTTAAAGAATGGTACATCGTGTCGATTCCAACATAATCTATGAGCTCATAAGGACCCATGGGAAGACCCATCGATTTTCCCAAAGCGTCTACCTCTTCAGGTTTGGCAAAACCGTTCTGGACGACAAGACATAGCAACAGTGCTTCTGGGGCATTAATCCTGTTAACAACAAACCCGGGCGTGTCTTTTAATACACTTATTGGCGTCTTTCCTATCTTTTTGATGAAGTCAAAAGTTTCGTTGAATACTTTATCAGAGGTTTTATCAGATTTTATGACTTCAACAAGTTTCAGTACAACAGGAGGATTAAAGAAATGTGCACCGAGTATTCTTTCAGGTCCGATTGCGTCCTCTGATAGAGTTGATATAAGGATATTTGACGTATTTGATGCAATTATTGCGTCTCTCCGGCATTTTTCGCTAATTTCCTTCATTATCTTAATCTTTAAATCTGGTATTTCAGGAACTGCTTCAATGATCATGTCAGAGTCTTTAACGCTTTCACCCAGATCGCTGCTGAATCTTATATTTGACATAATTCGTTCTGATTCGCCCTGCTTTATTTTTCCGGATTTTTCAAGCCTCTGCAAACTGTTATTAATGGACGTTTCAGCTTTTTTCAGTGCCTCTGGGTATGCATCTTCTATCACAACAGGAATACCAGATATCGCTATGACTTCGCCTATGCCATGACCCATCGTTCCAGCACCGATAATGGTGATCTTTGAAATAGCCATAAAATCACCTTTTGATCTTTGATGCAAGGGTGGTGATTTTTTGGGCAGACATTATATCGCCCGATACCTTCAGTTTTCCGGACATAAAAGCAGAAACTGCGTTGAGCTGTCCTGATAGAACATCTGAAATAACTTGATCAGTCGCAGAAACTGTTGCAGATGCCCCTTGTTTCTCTCCCTTTTCAAGAACTATTTCCCCGGATTTGAACTCAACATAATATGCGGGCTGATCCGATGGCTTAAACTGGAAAGATTTATTCATACCAGATACTTCCTTCATCGCGCTTTCAGAAGCTTTTACTTTTGTCACTAAATCTTGTAACACTTCAAAAGATGTCATAGTTAGATAGCGTTACAAGAATTAAATATCTTTCTGAAAGTTATGTAGGTTGAAAATATTAGGCAATAACGATATAGTCCTTCTATCTGGATTCAACCTTTGCTAGCACAGGCAGTCCATTCGTTAGGTCGAGGTATCTTCATATAGAGGACCGCTTTCCTAGGGGATTTTAAATTTTTAGGTAGATAGAGATAAAATTGAATTAAATTGAGCGATGTTGATCGAGTATTGAAATTCTGATATCAAAGGTTAAATAATGTAAAAAAATGCACGTGTATGGCTTGGATTAAAGAAGAAGATCAAAAGTACCTGAAACAGGAGTTTGAAAAATATCTTAAGGATGACGTTGATTTGAATCTTTTCGTCTCCCGAAACGATGATTGCAAGTACTGCAAGGAAACAGAAGAGCTATTGAACGAGCTCGTTGTAATAGATAAGCGTCTGCATCTCAACGTTTATGACTACAATAATTCTCCGAAAGAAGTAAAAGAATATTCTGTCGAGAAGTATCCGGCAACGATTATTTCAAGACACGGTATTGTTGATGGAAGGATAAAGTATTACGGTATGCCCTCTGGTTATGAGTTCGGTTCATTGATAGAAGACATAAAGAATGTCTCGAAATGGGAAGTTGAGGTTTCCTCTAAGGCACTTACCTTGCTGAAGGAAGTCAAGAAACCAATAACCATCAAGGTTTACGTAACACCAACTTGCCCGTACTGCCCGAAGGCGGTAGGCACAGCGCATAAGTTTTCAATTGTGAACGAAAACATAACCAGTGAAATGATTGAGGCCCTTGAGTTTGAAGAAGAGGCTGAGGAAGTTGGGGTCTCTAGTGTCCCTCATATAACAATCAACGGAACAGTGCAGTTCGTGGGAGCCCAACCCGACGATAATTTCGCTGAATATGTATCAGAAGCTAATAGCTCCTGAGGAAACAATATTTTTCTAAATTTTTAACAAGATTTTATATTCTTTTTATTTCAGTACTATAATTATTACTGCTTCCACGACTTGGTTATTTCTGCCGATCTTGAAACAATAACTTGTGTCCTCATTACTTCTAATGCAGCTTCGTGCATATCTTTGTTGGAGGATGAAACGCAATCTTCAACCACGACAGGGTAGAATCCACGATTCCCTGCGCTTCTAGCAGATGATTCAATGCCGAATTCAGTAGCAATGCCTGTAAATATTATTGTTTCTATTCCTGCATTCCTCATCATTAACTCAAAATTTGTTCCGACAAAAATGTCTGCAGTATTCTTCGGAAGTATCAAGTCGTCCTTCTGAGGTTCAAATTCCATATAGATTTCTGCTTCTGGTGAACCAGGTTCCATAAATTTCATCTTTTTTGGATCTCTTGCGCCATACCTTTTCATTGATGAATAAAGACGATAGCCAGACTCAAACCTGAATGGGAGTGGCGTTATTTTTGTATAGGTAATTGGAACACTGTTCTCCCTGGCCTCTCTGATAAGGCCTTTCAAAGACGAAACAAAGTCATTCTTATTGAATACAGAATTCACAAGCGCATTCTGAACATCCCACACAACAAGTACAGAATGTTCAGGATTTACAATATCTTTAATTTCTTTGTAAATAACTTTTTCTTCAGTCATGATTAGTAATTACAAAATCATATTTTAGGTTACATGTCTGAAAGAGTGTGGGAAAACCTCAGTGCGCTCTAATAGAGTAAAAGCAATGCACGAAATATCTATGGGCGTAAACTACGATAGCCATAAAATGAGAAATATTAGCCTCTACGGACAGGATGCTGGGATGCATTCTTGAGTGAAAATTTAAATTGTTCGTACACCAAGGGATCCAAGTAAGACTGAGCGTTTTAAGTGATATCCATTTATTTTTTATACAAAAAGTTTTACTAATACCAAGCATTCTATTCAATATGGGTGATAGAATAAAAGTGCTAGATATTGCAATCAGGGCAATTCGTTTAACTTTTGCAGGAGGCGCTGTTGAACATGACCAAGAGAAAATTTTTGTGGGTAGTTACCGTCTTGTTTATGATACTTACCCCCACTGGTGTCTATGAGTACTATACTTTACCCTAGCCTATATCGTTAACCTCCGAGAAAACAACTTCAGGATTAATAGACAACAATTCATATTCTACAAAGGCTATAGCTAATTTGAGTGCTCTTGTACGCAGTGAATCTGTGCTTATCGGAGTCGATGAAGCCAAAAATATTGGAGTGGCTGAATACTCGGGGATATCCATATTTGTGACAAAAATATCACAGAACGTTAACTTTCCATTAACCGGTCTCAGTTACGTTGTTAACCATGTAAGTTTAAAGTATGATGATTTAAATTCTACATTGCCGTCTCCTGTTAGGACAAAATATACTGGGTCCGGTCTGGAAAATATTTACATGTACGAATATGATATACCTGGGAGTTTCACATTAACCTTCTATGTGCACATTACTCCTATCGCCGAATTAGGCATATTTCACTTTCCCTCGGAAACAGTAACTGCCAACGTATCTGTTGATGTTGCAATTAGTAGCTGAAACTTTTGATAAATTGCTCAAATTATTTTATTGGAAAGTGAATCTTCGCGTTTTGCTCTTTCTTAAGGCTTCTAGTGAAGACAATTTAATGTTAACTTCATGCTTTTTTTTGGTGAATGGAACTAAACTATCGCATCAAAGAAATAACAACTAGCTATGGTATTACATTATAATATTTCAGGAACGGTAGAAGTGTGACAACGCAAGCATGTTCAGTCGAGAAAAAGGACACTCGGATTCATGCAGACATTGATGGATTCTCTAGTTTTTGGGCGTGAAACAGATGATTACTACCAATATGGACGTTAATAGGTCCTATGAAAACCATAATCTAGAAACAATAAATAAGATGAACTGTTAACTAACACATGGTAGACAACAAGAAAAAGAAAGTCCTTATTGTGGGTGCAGGATTTGCAGGTTTGAGATTTTTTTATGATTTGATAGAAAAACTTTCTGCGGATACTGAAGTTACAGTAATAGATGAAAGAACTACAAGTTTAGAAAAGCCATCTCTTCCTGAAGTTGCTTTGGATGGAAAACCAGTATCACTTGTGCAAATCGAACTCGAGAACATAATCCATTCTCGTGGTGCCAGTTTTGTAAATAAAACTTTAGTCGAGGTTAAACCTGATGAAAACACAGTTGTCTTCTCAGACGGGCAGTCGATGAGTTACGATTACCTTGTGGTTGCAACAGGTGCAGTAAAGGATTATGATGCCATTCAAGGGTACAGAGAATTTGGTTATTCGGTATGTGACGATACCGAAGCTCCAAAACTGTGGGGTGCATTGAAATCCTTCAAAGGCGGG
Protein-coding regions in this window:
- a CDS encoding 3-hydroxyacyl-CoA dehydrogenase/enoyl-CoA hydratase family protein produces the protein MAISKITIIGAGTMGHGIGEVIAISGIPVVIEDAYPEALKKAETSINNSLQRLEKSGKIKQGESERIMSNIRFSSDLGESVKDSDMIIEAVPEIPDLKIKIMKEISEKCRRDAIIASNTSNILISTLSEDAIGPERILGAHFFNPPVVLKLVEVIKSDKTSDKVFNETFDFIKKIGKTPISVLKDTPGFVVNRINAPEALLLCLVVQNGFAKPEEVDALGKSMGLPMGPYELIDYVGIDTMYHSLKYYGDTLSPDYNKCSYYDKFMKDGTLGAKSGKGFYIWENGHAKVPQANPTSAIDMMDIICIEINEAVKVLEEGITSPNDIETGIKLGMNRPFGPISAAEGLTNSEVKNRLMALSKKFGTDIFSPAKSIEDGKLKQIISSKPVSAEKKVQAQPETAKSEESLVSLIRDTTARVAYLEISSTRNNLISVDVMNALKGHLETLWNDKEINVIVIRGKGQNLSAGAQLTQFVSGPMDFAEMSRNGERTYRMLSEIPKITIAEMKGYVLGGGFELSTWCDIRVSTPDAVIGFPEVTLGLVPGWGGSQRLAKLLGLSRASYLILSGQRFDGNYAENIGLVSKVFPADEIEQKTSEFAASLASSVAPISAALAKRLMNKGSEVPADNGLEMESMAMGLLFGTDDLKEGISAFVQKRKPEYKGR
- a CDS encoding SCP2 sterol-binding domain-containing protein, whose translation is MTKVKASESAMKEVSGMNKSFQFKPSDQPAYYVEFKSGEIVLEKGEKQGASATVSATDQVISDVLSGQLNAVSAFMSGKLKVSGDIMSAQKITTLASKIKR
- a CDS encoding thioredoxin family protein, which encodes MAWIKEEDQKYLKQEFEKYLKDDVDLNLFVSRNDDCKYCKETEELLNELVVIDKRLHLNVYDYNNSPKEVKEYSVEKYPATIISRHGIVDGRIKYYGMPSGYEFGSLIEDIKNVSKWEVEVSSKALTLLKEVKKPITIKVYVTPTCPYCPKAVGTAHKFSIVNENITSEMIEALEFEEEAEEVGVSSVPHITINGTVQFVGAQPDDNFAEYVSEANSS
- a CDS encoding cysteine hydrolase, coding for MTEEKVIYKEIKDIVNPEHSVLVVWDVQNALVNSVFNKNDFVSSLKGLIREARENSVPITYTKITPLPFRFESGYRLYSSMKRYGARDPKKMKFMEPGSPEAEIYMEFEPQKDDLILPKNTADIFVGTNFELMMRNAGIETIIFTGIATEFGIESSARSAGNRGFYPVVVEDCVSSSNKDMHEAALEVMRTQVIVSRSAEITKSWKQ